The DNA sequence TCCCCAAACATCCGAGAGTGCTCGAGCATGAGGCAAGGCAGATTCTCGAGGCGACCGGGCATTCGCGCGAGCCTGCGGACAGGATCTGGCTCTTCGTGACCGACGATGATTTCTTCTTCGGCTGGAATGCAGAAAACCCCGACGTCGACGCCGCGACTGTGAATCCCTCTCCGATTCAGTTCGTCTATCGGGAGAGTCCGGAAGAGCTGATGCCGCTCGCCGGCTGGGGTGGCGATCGACGCGCCATTCCTCATGATCCTCCGCACACCGAGCCCGGAATGGCGAGGGTCTACCTCTCTCCGGAGGGGCTTCTCTCGAACCTCGTCGTGGTCCCGTCGGCCGGGATGATCGGACAGGAGGAGCAAGAGGTCGACTGGCGGATGCTGTTCGACCGGGCAGGGCTCGATTTCGATTCAGCCACCGAGATTCCGCTCGATCGGACTGCACCGGTGGATACCGACGAAAAACGTGCGTGGAGAACCTCGTCGACAAACGACCCGACGAACGTCGTGGATGTCGTCGGGGGCTCATTCGCCGGCCGCGCGGTCTGGTTCGAGGTGATTCCCCCATGGCGCGAGACGATCGGGTATGACCGCCGGCCATCCTTTTTCACGGAGTCGAGGATCGGCGACGTGATCGTCACGCTCGCCATCATCACGGTCGTTCTCGTCGGGCTCTGGGTTGCCCGTCGAAATCTGCGACGAGGGCGCGGAGACCGGACCGGAGCGGTTCGGCTTGCCACGACGATCTTCGTTCTCCTGGCTACCTCCTCGATCCTACGCGCGGATCACAGCATCTCGATCACGATAGAGTGGCGATTGATCGTCGATCTGGTCGCGCTGGCGCTGTTTCGCGCCGTGGTGATCGCCGTGATCTACCTCGCCCTCGAACCCTATCTGCGACGGAAGTGGCCGACGCTCCTCGTTTCGTGGAGCAGGCTTCTGGCGAAGAGGTTTACCGACCCGCTGGTCGGGAGAGACGTCTTTCTCGGTACGGTGGCGAGTCTGGTCGCCAGCGGGCTCTACGTCGCAAGCAGGATTCTGCCGGGCGGGCCGTTGGCGATCGAAAGCGGCGGCTACGGATCGACCCTTTCGTCGGCGCGGCAGGCCCTCGCCGTGCTGCTCAATATTTTCGTTTCAAGTGTTCTCCCCACCCTGGTCTTTGCGGCGATCATGGTAGGAATCGCAATCCTTTTCAGGAAGCGCATCTTCGGGATGATCGGGATCTACCTGATGATGATGGTGATCACCCTGGCGGGGGGTTTCGACGGCCCGATTCAGCTCATCGCCTCTCTTCTGATCAATTTCGTAGCGGTGTTGATTCTGGGGCGGCTGGGTCTGCTGGCCACATTCGTCTATTTCAGCGTGGGGGGACTCTTCGCGATTCCGATGACCTTCGACACCTCCCGCTTTTTCTTCGCCACGTCGATGATTCCGGTCGCGTTCATCCTGCTGCTCCTCCTCTACGGGTTCTTCGTCTCACTCGGAAGCCGATCGCTGATCCCCCAGACCGACGCATAGCTCCCGGACGCAACCCACGGGCATAACCCTCCGCCGCCGGGCGTTTCGCTTCCCCGGTTGCGCCCCTAGCTCAATTGGATAGAGCATCAGACTTCGGATCTGAGGGTTGGGGGTTCGAGTCCCTCGGGGCGCGCCAATCCCTCCCCTTCGCCTCGATCATCGAGCAGATGTTGCATTTTGACTGCTAAGAATGCATATTGAATGCATGAGTGTGCAGATTACTATCCGGGACGTACCTGTCGATGTGAAAGATGAGCTCGCGGCCCGAGCCGCAAAACGCGGCTGGTCGATGCAGGAGTACCTTAGGAGCGAGCTCGTGAGAATCGCGACGCGACCAGCGGTCGAGACTGTACTTGCGCGGATCCGCGAGCGAAAAACCGCCACCGGAACGCGGCTCGACACCGAGCGGATCCTCCAGATTCGCGACGACGACCGCCGGTGACCGCGATCGTCGATGCATCGGTTCTCGTCGCAGCGGTATCGGATTCCGGCCCGACGGGCGAGTGGGCCGAGGATGTCGTCGCGGGGCCGCTCATTGCTCCCGACCTTGCTCTGGTGGAAGCTACCAACATTCTCCGACGCTTCGAAATGACCGGGCTGCTCGAGTCGCTGGAGGCATCGGAGGCCGCGCGCGATCTGCTGGATCTGGACATCGAGGTCGTACCCTTCCTCCCGTTCGCAAATCGGATCTGGGATCTTCGGCGATCGCTGACGGCCTACGACGCGTGGTACGTGGCGATCGCCGAGGAGATGGATCTGCCGCTCGCGACACTCGATGGAAAACTCGCGGCGGCAAACGGGCCGACCTGCCGGTTCGTCACGCCCTGATAAGGATTTGAGGATGTAAGGGTTTGAGAATGTAAGTTCTTCAGGATGTTGGAATGTTGTACCGGCCCGGGACGAGCAAACACTCGTCATCCTAGAAGCAACTGGCCGACGCAACGCGCCGGTGAAACGGCAATGAACGCGAGAGCGCCGGAGAAAGGGCGACGTTGGGTCGGCGCTTCGCTGGGCCTGGCTGTACTCACTCTGGAGGTCCCTTCGGTTCCCCCCGCCCCTCACCCCTCAGGGCAGGCTCCTCGCCTGCCCACCCGCAGGTATGCCGAGTCGAGACAATGCGCAAGCTCGCCACCCGCTCGGGACGACGGGGCGGGGAGAGGGGTGGTTTGAGGTTTCAATCCGGCGTGTGGTCCGTCGCAACCTGCAGCATTCGAAACCAGACGTCGGGACCATGCGGTCACGTCACGGATCCCCCCACCCCCGTCGTCCCGAGCGGGTGGTCGGGCGGGAAAGCGAGGAGCCTGCCCTGAGGGGTGATGGGTGGGGGAAACCGAAGGGATCTCTCATGAAAGTACAGTCAGACCAAGCGGAGCGCTGACCGTCAGTTTCGCCCCCGCCAGGCGCCTCATTCCGGCACCCCTTGCCGCGCCGCTCACGTGCGATATCCTGAACTGAACGGAGGTGACACATGATTCATCAGCTCTTTCTCGCGGTACTTTTCACCTTCAACCCCCCCGCCGACCCGGCCGACCTCACCGGTGCATGGCAGTCGGTCGACGATTCGGGAAACATCTCGACGCTCATCATGACCGACGGTCATTTCTCGGTCGCGGTTTACAAAACTGACCCGAACGAGTTCGTCTCGACGCGCGGAGGAAAATGGACGATGGCACGAGAGGGCGTCGCCGAGACAACTTACGAGTACCACACGGCAGATCCGGAGATGGTCGGTACGACACATGAGGTTCCGTTCAGCATCCGCGGGGACGAGCTCATGACCCGGGATGTCCGCTGGACCCGGATCGATGATGGCACGCCCGGCGACCTCGAAGGCGCATGGCTGATCACCGGTCAGAAACGCGACGGGGAGATCAGAACGCGCACCCCAGGCGCGCGCCGCACGATGAAGATCCTATCGGGGACGCGGTTCCAGTGGATCGCGTTCAACGTCGACACGAAGGAGTTCTTCGGTACGGGCGGCGGAACCTACACGACCGAGAACGGCCGCTACGTCGAGAACATCGAGTTCTTTTCGCGCGACAATGCGAGGGCCGGAATGAGCCTCGAGTTCGGCTACGACCTCGTCGACGGCGTCTGGCACCACGAGGGAAAGAGCACCGCGGGCAATCCGATGTACGAGCTGTGGACGCCCCGATCGGTCCTCGGAATCTGATCGAGCCCAACCAGGCGAGGCGCGCTAGTCGAAGCCAATGAAGTTAGGCTCGGGGACGAGCATCACCCCGAATGTCTGGTCGACTTTTTCCCCGATCCGCTCGGCGAGCTCCCTCACCTGCCGGGCGGTTCCGTCACCGCGGTTGACGATCGCGAGTACGTGCTTCGAGGAGAGACCGACGCCGCGGTAGCGCATCCCCTTCTCGAAGCCGGCGTGGTCGATCAGCCACGCGGCCGACAACTTCACCGAGCCGTCGTCGCCCGGAAAGGCGGGGATTCCGGCGTCGTCACCGACGACTGAGCGGGCACGCGCGACGAACCTCTCGTAATCCTCCGGGCTCAGGATCGGATTCGTGAAAAACGAGCCCGCGCTGACCGAATCGGGATCGGCGGGATCGACGACCATCCCCTTTCCTCTTCGAATTCTCAGCACCGTCGAGCGAACGTCCCCCAGCGTCGGCGACTCCCCCGCTTCTCTCTCCAGCTCCGGATAGCGGATCGTCGGTTCCCCGCCCGCGACGAGCGCGTAGCTGACCGATGTGATGGCAAAACGCCCCTTGTCGCGCCCTTTGAACCGGCTGTCGCGATAGCCGAAATCGCACTCCTCGTTCGTGAAGCTGACCGGCTCGAGCGTTTCGACGTCGATCGCGCGAACCTCGACCAGCGTTTCGGAGACTTCCTGTCCGTAGGCGCCGACATTCTGCATCGGCGTCGCCCCGACACAGCCCGGGATGCCCGAAAGGCACTCGAATCCCGCAAAATCTCTTTCGACCGTCTCCGCGACGAGATCGTCCCAGTCGACCCCGGCTCCGGCGATGACGAGCACACGATCATCGACGCGCTCGTAGGAAACTCCGCCGATCGCGATCCTGATGACGAGTCCGTCGAATCCGGCGTCGGAGACGAGCATGTTGGATCCTCCTCCGAGGAGAAGGAACTTCATGTCGTTGTCCCGGGCCCACTGGAGTGCGGCCCGGAGATCCCCTTCGTCGGAAACCTCGACGTAGCGCCGGGCGGGACCACCGATGCGCAGAGTCGTCATCGGAGCGAGAGGAACGTTCTCGCGAATGGTGAATTCGATCGGGTTCATAGCGGTGGTCACGGCGCGGCTGGATGCAAACGGCGTGACGAGGAACGGAAACCTGGAAAGAGAGTGGCCACGTCAGAGATGTCCGACGCGTCCGACTCGCTCCACACTCATTCTTCCTTCTTCGCGTCTTCCCACAGAGCGACGACGCCACCGCTCGGATCCTCGATCATCGCGTATCGTCCCATCTCCCCCATCTGCCTCGGGTCGCTTCTGATCCGGCCACCCCGCTTCTGGCAGGTCTCCAGACTCTCGTCGAGATTCTCGACGACGATGTATGGGAGCCACCCCTTCGGGAGGTCGGCGTTCGCGCCCCTCCGATGACAGACGCCCGCCACTGCCCCGGCCTCCGACTTCATCACGTAATCGGAGTAGTCCCCCATCGAAAGCGCCTCGGGGGTCCACCCGACGACCGACTGGTAGAAGTCGCGGAGACCGTCCGCGTTGTCGACTGTGATGTCCAGCCATCCGATGGTGCCGACTCTCGAGCTCATGACATGGTCCTCCGTTCCCCTCGGATTCTATCGCGCACGTCTGCTGCAGGTCGCGAGCCGCCGGTAAGTGAGATATCCTCCGCCGACCAACGACCACCGCCCATGGACAAGCGAAGGTACTGGAGACTCAACAAGCTTCTGATCGCCGGACTGCTCACCGTCTGGGGAGTGGTCTCGTTCGGCTTCTCGATTCTTTTCGCCGAGCCGCTGTCGCACGCGACGGTCGGCCGGCTTCCGATGAGCTTCTGGTGGGCGCAGCAGGGGGCGATGATCGTTTTCGTCGCGCTCATCTTCATCTACGCGATCGTGATGGACCGGCTCGATGCCCGGCTGGATCGCCCCGTCGAGCCGCCGGCGAACGAGGAGAACGTCCCGTGAGCGTCGAAGTCTGGACGATCTCGCTCGTCGTCATCACCTTCGCGGCCTACCTGTGGCTCGGGTGGTCGAACCGGGTCCGCGACACGCGCGGGTTCTATGTCGCGGGTCAGGGGATTCCGGCGGTATTCAACGGCGCGGCCACCGCTGCCGACTGGATGTCGGCCGCATCGTTCATCTCGATGGCCGGAATGATCTCGTTCATGGGCTTCGATGGGACGGTCTATCTGCTCGGATGGACGGGCGGCTACGTTCTGCTCGCGCTCCTGCTCGCACCGTATCTCCGGAGGTTCGGCAAATTCACGGTGCCGGACTTCGTCGGCGATCGCTACGATTCGGGAACCGCGCGCGTCGTCGCCGCGATCGCCGCGATCTTCATCTCCCTGACGTACGTCGCCGGTCAGATGCGCGGCGTCGGAATCGTCTTCTCCCGTTTTCTGAACGTCGAGATCTGGCTGGGTGTCGTCATCGGCATGACTGTCGTCGCCTTTTTCGCAATCCTCGGAGGAATGAAGGGAATCACCTGGACGCAGGTCGTACAGTACGGCGTGCTCATCGTCGCGTACCTGATTCCCGCGGCGGCGATCGCCTGGCTTCTGACGGGCAATCCGATTCCGCAGCTCTCCTTCACCTTCAGCGACATCGTCCCGCGGCTGAACGACATTCAGGTCGATCTCGGGTTCGCCGAGTACACGCAGCCGTTCACGACACGTTCGCAGATGGACGTCTTCTGCATCACGCTCGCGCTGATGGCCGGGACCGCGGGATTGCCGCACATTCTGATCCGCTTCTACACGGTTCCGAATGTCCGTGCGGCGCGCTATTCCGCGGGATGGGCTCTGCTGTTCATCGCGCTTCTCTACACGACCGCCCCTGCGCTCGCGGCCTTCGCGCGCTACAACCTGATCAATGAGCTCCACGGTGTGCCGATCGAGCAGGCGCGCTCGCTCGACTGGGTGTCGAAGTGGGAGACGACGGGGCTTCTCGGGATCGACGACAAGAATGGCAACGGGATCGTCGAGATGTCGCCCGATCCGGCGACGAGCGAGCTCTCGATCGATCGCGACATCATCGTCCTGTCGACACCGGAGGTGGCGCGGCTCTCGCCCTGGGTGGTCGCGATCGTGGCCGCGGGAGGGCTCGCCGCCGCGCTCTCGACCGCGGCCGGGCTGTTGCTCGTCGTCTCGAGCTCGATCTCCCACGACATCTATGATCGTCTGATCAATCCGGGCGCGAGCGAGGCGCAGCGTCTCCGAGTCGGGCGCATCATGATTTTCGTGGCGATTCTCGTAGCGGGATGGTTCGGGATCAATCCGCCGGGCTTCGTCGCCCAGGTTGTGGCGTTCGCGTTCGGCCTCGCCGCGGCGAGCTTCTTCCCCGTCATTCTCCTCGGGATCTTCGACTCCCGGACGAATCGTGAAGGAGCAATCGCGGGGATGGTCACCGGTCTCGTCTTCACGGGAGGCTACATCGTGATGACACGGTTCTTCGATTTCGAGCCGTTCTTCTTCGGAATCAGTCCGGAGGGGATCGGAACGATCGGAATGGTGATCAATCTGATCGTGACGATCGTCGTATCGAGGCTGACGCCGCCGCCCTCGGAGGAGATCCGGCAGCTGGTCGAGTCGGTGCGCTCGCCGTCTTAGGGAGGCCGGCGTTCTGTCGCCCGCTGAAGCGGGCTCCACATTTTTTAGATGGCACAACTATCCCCCGGCTGAAGCCGGGGGCTAAGGCCTTTCGCCCGCTGACGCGGGCTGATCGGAGAGAACGCTCCTGCCGAGATTCAACCTCGAGCATGGCCGGCGCACCTGTCGCCCGCTGAAGCGGGCTCCACATTTTTTAGATGGCACAACTATCCCCCGGCTGAAGCCGGGGCTAAGGCCTTTCGCCCGCTGACGCGGGCTGATCGGAGAATGAATCCTTCGCGGCCTATGACAGCCCGGAGAGGCCGGCGTACTGTCACCCGCTGCGCGGGCTGATCGAGAGAAAACGTTTTTGCGGAGATCAACCTCGAAGATCGGTCGGCTTTTCGCCCGCTTACGCGGGCTGCGAAAACACGTTTTCAAGCCCGCAGCGCGGGCGACAGAAAGTGCGTCCTGCGTGCAGTCGGATCAGGCTCGCTCGACGCGAACGAAGCCGACAAGCCGCCGAAGGCGGCGTCAGGTCTTAGCCCCCGGCTTCAGCCGGGGACAGGAACGCAACGTCCCACAATGTCGAGCCCGCTTCAGCGGGCGACAGAACGAAACGCCATGGGCTGGCCGTCTCAGCTCGCTGAAATCGGCGCTACCAGACCTTCGCTTCCGGCACCTCTTCGACCGGAGAGGGGATGTCGCTCGTTCGCGATTCAGGCGGATAGAGAAAGGCGAGCGCGTCGGGAAGCCGCGCACCCCAGGCTGGTTCCTCATGACGCGCCGAGGGGTCTTCGACATGACGCAGATCGACTCCCTCGGTCCATCCCTTCGACTCGAGCAGCTTTCGCAGGCGGCGGACGTCGGGGAGCTGGCCCCGCGCTTCCCGCCCCCCCGAATCGATCCAGATCCTCGGGCGCGGATCGATCGGAAGCCGCCGGATCAGTTTCAGGATGTGACGCTTGTCCCACCAGATCGACGGAGACATCGCGAGAACACGACCGAAGACGCCGGGCCAGTGCGCGCCGATGTAGAGCGCGATGAGCCCGCCGAGCGACGAGCCGCCGATGCCGGTCGCTTCCCGCGAGGGATCGGTGCGGAACCACTCGTCGATTCGCGGCTTGATCTCGTCGGCCACCTGCCGGCCGTAGAGTCCTCCGCCGCCGCCCACGCCGTGTTTCGCGTCCCGGGTCGGTGTGTATTCGTCCGCTCTGAATTTTCCCGCGTGGCCGATTCCGATGATGATGGGCGGTCGGATCGTTCCGGCCCACACGAGCGCGTCGACCGTCTCCCCCACCGTCCAGCTTCTCCCGCCGAATGCGATCCGCGAATCGAACAGATTCTGTCCGTCACTCAGATAGAGCGTCGGGTATCGGATCGATTCATCGTCGTCATATCCGGGTGGCAGGTAGACCCACAGATCCCGGACCTGTCCGAGAAACTTCGATCGGAAGCGTGGGCGCTGCAGGAGGCGGCCACCGAGCTCGAGCCCTTCGACTTCCTTCCATCTCCGGTCGGGAAGATGTGCCGGCTGATCCGACCCGTTCTCAGATCGCGGCACGAAGCTCCTCGAGCTGAGCGTGCGTAGTCAGCAGATAGACCACGCGATCTCTCGCTTCCAGCGCCTGGATGTCACCGGCAGCCTGCGCGCGCACGAGCTCGCCGAACGTTCCATCACCACCCGGAATCTCGATGTCCTCCTCGATCTCCGGAACGAAAAAGATGTGCACGCCCCCTTCGCCGCCCCCCTTGTGATACTGCCCGGTCGAGTGGAGATAGCGAGGACCGATGCCGAACGTCGTCGTCGTACCGTTCCGATCGACGATCTCCCGCCGGATCGCCGCGACGATCTCCGCGGTCCGGCTGGAATCTTCCTCCCACGCCAGCAGCGCGACGTAGTTCGCGCTTCGGATTCCCGCGACGATCGCATCGACCGGTGTGAACCGCGCGAGCACCGCGGACGGATCCATCTCGCCGCTCAACATCCGCTTCGCGAGGATTTTCGACTCCTCGACATTCGGCTGATCGAACGGGTTCACGCGAAGCACCGCGCCCGCCACGGCCGTCGCGACTTCCCAGATGACGAACTGGCGGAAGGTCGCAAGATCGTCATCGAGCGGGAGCGTGAATACCGGCTGACCTCCCCGTTCGAGAGATTCGCGGTGGCGGTCAGCACCGATGAGCACGAAGACCCGGTCATCAGAGTAGTTCGCCGGGTCTTCCGCTTCCGGCTCGCCCGCGATCGGAAGGATGCCGCGCCCTTCCTTGCCGGTGCTCTCGGCGACGAGCTGTTCGATCCAGAGAGTGAGCGCAGCCGCGTCTGGGTGAACCCGGAGCGTCATCTCGTTGCGGCCGGTGAGCGCATGACCGGCGAGCCACGAACCGAGATGACCCGCGACATTCCCCTCATGTGCACGCGCGGCGCGAAACTCCTCCTCGGCGGCGTCGAGGATCGCGTCGATGTCGAGTCCCATCAGAGCCGCCGGAACGAGACCGAAGTACGAAAGCACCGAGAATCGCCCGCCGACATCCTCGAAATTGACGAAGACCCGCCGCATCGCTCCGCCCCGCGCACGCTTCTCGAGCGGAGTTCCCGGATCGGTGATCGCGATCATTCGCAGCGCGGGATCAATCCCTTCGGCTTCGAGCAGCCGCGCGAACCACTTCTCGAGAGAGAGCGGCTCGATCGTCGTTCCCGACTTCGATGCAACGACGAAGAGCGTCCTCGCGACATCGATTCGGTCCCGGACCGCTCGAATAGCTCCCGGAACGATGGAATCGAGCGTCAGAACCGCCGGATAGCCTTCCTGCGAACCGATCGTCCGAGCGAGAACTTCGGT is a window from the Acidobacteriota bacterium genome containing:
- a CDS encoding VOC family protein gives rise to the protein MSSRVGTIGWLDITVDNADGLRDFYQSVVGWTPEALSMGDYSDYVMKSEAGAVAGVCHRRGANADLPKGWLPYIVVENLDESLETCQKRGGRIRSDPRQMGEMGRYAMIEDPSGGVVALWEDAKKEE
- a CDS encoding type II toxin-antitoxin system VapC family toxin, yielding MTAIVDASVLVAAVSDSGPTGEWAEDVVAGPLIAPDLALVEATNILRRFEMTGLLESLEASEAARDLLDLDIEVVPFLPFANRIWDLRRSLTAYDAWYVAIAEEMDLPLATLDGKLAAANGPTCRFVTP
- a CDS encoding esterase, which translates into the protein MPRSENGSDQPAHLPDRRWKEVEGLELGGRLLQRPRFRSKFLGQVRDLWVYLPPGYDDDESIRYPTLYLSDGQNLFDSRIAFGGRSWTVGETVDALVWAGTIRPPIIIGIGHAGKFRADEYTPTRDAKHGVGGGGGLYGRQVADEIKPRIDEWFRTDPSREATGIGGSSLGGLIALYIGAHWPGVFGRVLAMSPSIWWDKRHILKLIRRLPIDPRPRIWIDSGGREARGQLPDVRRLRKLLESKGWTEGVDLRHVEDPSARHEEPAWGARLPDALAFLYPPESRTSDIPSPVEEVPEAKVW
- a CDS encoding DUF4212 domain-containing protein, which translates into the protein MDKRRYWRLNKLLIAGLLTVWGVVSFGFSILFAEPLSHATVGRLPMSFWWAQQGAMIVFVALIFIYAIVMDRLDARLDRPVEPPANEENVP
- a CDS encoding serine/threonine protein kinase: MADHPDVASSDPTVARTSAPASGASERFSPGDLLDERYRIVALLGRGGMGEVYRAEDLKLGQQVALKFLPRNTLGSAALERLYGEVRLGRRVSHPNVCRLYDIGEWQGHHFVTMEYIDGEDLASLLRRIGKLPREKAIELARDICAGLAAAHGLGVVHRDLKPANIMVDGRGNAIITDFGLAALATDLEEREELAGTPAYMAPEQLAGQPATTKTDLYALGLVLYEMFTGRRRFEGRSVEEIRGLHRSSDSASISRDTKSIDPVIQQVVMRCIEPKPEDRPSSIHAVIAALPGGDPLQAALEAGETPSPEMVAAAGASGELAPVIGIPLLVLAIGLIVFLVLGESRFEITGVRPFPKHPRVLEHEARQILEATGHSREPADRIWLFVTDDDFFFGWNAENPDVDAATVNPSPIQFVYRESPEELMPLAGWGGDRRAIPHDPPHTEPGMARVYLSPEGLLSNLVVVPSAGMIGQEEQEVDWRMLFDRAGLDFDSATEIPLDRTAPVDTDEKRAWRTSSTNDPTNVVDVVGGSFAGRAVWFEVIPPWRETIGYDRRPSFFTESRIGDVIVTLAIITVVLVGLWVARRNLRRGRGDRTGAVRLATTIFVLLATSSILRADHSISITIEWRLIVDLVALALFRAVVIAVIYLALEPYLRRKWPTLLVSWSRLLAKRFTDPLVGRDVFLGTVASLVASGLYVASRILPGGPLAIESGGYGSTLSSARQALAVLLNIFVSSVLPTLVFAAIMVGIAILFRKRIFGMIGIYLMMMVITLAGGFDGPIQLIASLLINFVAVLILGRLGLLATFVYFSVGGLFAIPMTFDTSRFFFATSMIPVAFILLLLLYGFFVSLGSRSLIPQTDA
- a CDS encoding glucose-6-phosphate isomerase; translated protein: MSAAGEYADIIDALFARDASIFVDDPDAQAEAASFLGWLDLPERMRSAASELKAFADEVAPEIDHVVVLGMGGSSLGTEVLARTIGSQEGYPAVLTLDSIVPGAIRAVRDRIDVARTLFVVASKSGTTIEPLSLEKWFARLLEAEGIDPALRMIAITDPGTPLEKRARGGAMRRVFVNFEDVGGRFSVLSYFGLVPAALMGLDIDAILDAAEEEFRAARAHEGNVAGHLGSWLAGHALTGRNEMTLRVHPDAAALTLWIEQLVAESTGKEGRGILPIAGEPEAEDPANYSDDRVFVLIGADRHRESLERGGQPVFTLPLDDDLATFRQFVIWEVATAVAGAVLRVNPFDQPNVEESKILAKRMLSGEMDPSAVLARFTPVDAIVAGIRSANYVALLAWEEDSSRTAEIVAAIRREIVDRNGTTTTFGIGPRYLHSTGQYHKGGGEGGVHIFFVPEIEEDIEIPGGDGTFGELVRAQAAGDIQALEARDRVVYLLTTHAQLEELRAAI
- a CDS encoding UDP-N-acetylmuramate dehydrogenase, whose amino-acid sequence is MNPIEFTIRENVPLAPMTTLRIGGPARRYVEVSDEGDLRAALQWARDNDMKFLLLGGGSNMLVSDAGFDGLVIRIAIGGVSYERVDDRVLVIAGAGVDWDDLVAETVERDFAGFECLSGIPGCVGATPMQNVGAYGQEVSETLVEVRAIDVETLEPVSFTNEECDFGYRDSRFKGRDKGRFAITSVSYALVAGGEPTIRYPELEREAGESPTLGDVRSTVLRIRRGKGMVVDPADPDSVSAGSFFTNPILSPEDYERFVARARSVVGDDAGIPAFPGDDGSVKLSAAWLIDHAGFEKGMRYRGVGLSSKHVLAIVNRGDGTARQVRELAERIGEKVDQTFGVMLVPEPNFIGFD
- a CDS encoding membrane or secreted protein; the protein is MIHQLFLAVLFTFNPPADPADLTGAWQSVDDSGNISTLIMTDGHFSVAVYKTDPNEFVSTRGGKWTMAREGVAETTYEYHTADPEMVGTTHEVPFSIRGDELMTRDVRWTRIDDGTPGDLEGAWLITGQKRDGEIRTRTPGARRTMKILSGTRFQWIAFNVDTKEFFGTGGGTYTTENGRYVENIEFFSRDNARAGMSLEFGYDLVDGVWHHEGKSTAGNPMYELWTPRSVLGI
- a CDS encoding cation acetate symporter; the protein is MSVEVWTISLVVITFAAYLWLGWSNRVRDTRGFYVAGQGIPAVFNGAATAADWMSAASFISMAGMISFMGFDGTVYLLGWTGGYVLLALLLAPYLRRFGKFTVPDFVGDRYDSGTARVVAAIAAIFISLTYVAGQMRGVGIVFSRFLNVEIWLGVVIGMTVVAFFAILGGMKGITWTQVVQYGVLIVAYLIPAAAIAWLLTGNPIPQLSFTFSDIVPRLNDIQVDLGFAEYTQPFTTRSQMDVFCITLALMAGTAGLPHILIRFYTVPNVRAARYSAGWALLFIALLYTTAPALAAFARYNLINELHGVPIEQARSLDWVSKWETTGLLGIDDKNGNGIVEMSPDPATSELSIDRDIIVLSTPEVARLSPWVVAIVAAGGLAAALSTAAGLLLVVSSSISHDIYDRLINPGASEAQRLRVGRIMIFVAILVAGWFGINPPGFVAQVVAFAFGLAAASFFPVILLGIFDSRTNREGAIAGMVTGLVFTGGYIVMTRFFDFEPFFFGISPEGIGTIGMVINLIVTIVVSRLTPPPSEEIRQLVESVRSPS